In the genome of Chlamydia sp., the window ACTGAGTTTTGCGATAGTATCTAGATTTGAGGTTAGAAGTAGGACAGACGCCCCCATTTTAGCAGCGCAACACGCAGCTTCACAGCCAGCATGCCCTGCACCAACGACTATCACATCGTAATCAACGGGAAACGTCCACATAGAGCCCAAACAATCTAACTATCTATTTTTATGACGATCTCTTCTGCGTCTTTTTTTACGCTTGTGCTTGGCGATCTTAAGTCTTCGTTTTTTCTTAACAGATGACATGGTTTTCTTCTTAATAGTTTACGCAAAGAATAATAGGTGAGTCTTTTAGAAGACCCAGCTAATTCCTAAAGATCCGAGCGAAAGCTCCGTTTTCTTCAGGCTTGTCCTTAAAGTACCCCCCAGCTTCCACCGGGCGATGGGCAGAAGTTTACAATGGCAGTCAATTTTTGGGAATAAACTTGTTTATCCGGGGAACTCGCATCCAGCGTAATTGCGGAATCGGGCGAAATCTTTCTCAAAAACTAATTGTACAGATCCAATTGAGCCGTGTCGGTTTTTAGCAACAATCAATTCAGCTGTTCCTGGTTTGTCGTTGGGGTCATAATACTCCCGGCGAAGTAAAAACATGATCTGATCGGCATCTTGTTCAATACTTCCACTCTCTCGTAAATCGCTCATCAAAGGTCTATGATTTGCTCTATCTTCGACTTTTCTTGACAGCTGAGAAAGACAAAGGATAGGGATATTAAGTTCTCTAGCTAAGTTTTTAAGCATTCGGGAAATCTCAGAGATCTCTTGGTTCCGCGAATCTGAGTTTCTTAAATTACCTGAGCTGGAGATTAACTGTAGGTAATCGATAACAAGGAACTGGATGTTATAGCTTTCTTTCATTCTTCTTGCTCGGGCTCGAAGATCCGTAATCTTTAGACCCGGATAGTCATCAATCAGTAAAGTGTGTTCTTCCATTTCTCTAACCACGGAGACAACACGTTGAAAATCTCTTCCAGAAATATCTCCGATGCTGATTTTTTTTGCTTCTACCTCAGAGCGTGAGCAGATTATTCTATGAATAAGCTGGTCAACTGTCATCTCTAGAGAGAAAATCCCGACAGGAAGACGACTTTCAAAACAAAAATTTTCTACAATATTTAGTGCTAAAGCTGTTTTCCCCATAGCAGGCCGTGCAGCAAGAATAATGAGGTTAGATGGACTAAACCCATTAATCATTCTATCTAGATCCAGAAAGTGAGTGGGAAAGCCTGAAAGCGTTGGTATGCTTGCATCATGAGGGCTGGATTGGAAAGCCTCTTGGCGTTCCTGTAAAGCCAGTAAAAAAGATTTATCCTTAGTGGAAGAAATACCCTTGAGTTTGTCTGCGACAAGAACGTAAGGGGCTAAGTTTGTCGTTTGACTTATGCGAAACAGGATATTTTGAGCATCATCTAGGGCTGTAGTTACATCTCGGGGTTCTTCAGCAGCTTTCTTCTCTATATCTTTGGCTGCTTGGATCATTTTTCTCAAAATTGACTTAGAGCGGATGATCTCAGCGTACTCCTCAATATAAGCAGCTGTTCCTGCAAATTCTGATAAAGTAATCAGGTAAGCAGCGCCTCCAATGACGTTAAGTTGGTCTCGTCGCTTCAGCTCTTCTCCCGTAAGATGAGGATCCATGGGGCGATCTAATTTGAAGGCATCTTGCAGCACGCGGAAGATGATACGATGTTCCAAAAAATAAAAATCATCCTCCTGCAAAAGGTTCGCTGCAAGGTTCAGGTGATTGACATTCGTCAACATGCACCCCAACACAATCATTTCAGATTCTTTTGAATTAGGAAGGGAAAGGAGTTGAGTAGAATGAGGTTTTTTAGTTTGGGTTGCCATGGCAGGTTTCA includes:
- a CDS encoding AURKAIP1/COX24 domain-containing protein, whose protein sequence is MSSVKKKRRLKIAKHKRKKRRRRDRHKNR
- the dnaB gene encoding replicative DNA helicase, whose translation is MATQTKKPHSTQLLSLPNSKESEMIVLGCMLTNVNHLNLAANLLQEDDFYFLEHRIIFRVLQDAFKLDRPMDPHLTGEELKRRDQLNVIGGAAYLITLSEFAGTAAYIEEYAEIIRSKSILRKMIQAAKDIEKKAAEEPRDVTTALDDAQNILFRISQTTNLAPYVLVADKLKGISSTKDKSFLLALQERQEAFQSSPHDASIPTLSGFPTHFLDLDRMINGFSPSNLIILAARPAMGKTALALNIVENFCFESRLPVGIFSLEMTVDQLIHRIICSRSEVEAKKISIGDISGRDFQRVVSVVREMEEHTLLIDDYPGLKITDLRARARRMKESYNIQFLVIDYLQLISSSGNLRNSDSRNQEISEISRMLKNLARELNIPILCLSQLSRKVEDRANHRPLMSDLRESGSIEQDADQIMFLLRREYYDPNDKPGTAELIVAKNRHGSIGSVQLVFEKDFARFRNYAGCEFPG